One window from the genome of Faecalibacterium sp. HTF-F encodes:
- a CDS encoding TVP38/TMEM64 family protein, whose translation MNVWLRQLGTLEFWKALLDSFGGLGPIAPIVLAMVESFFPPLPLIAIVALNVAAHGGLLGFLYSWAGVALGGCIMFLLWRRVVKRFFWKFASRSPKLEKAQQWVNRFDTSSLFMLTLLPFTPSSFMHLAFGISDFDEKRYLITMLLGKGVMVALIALFGQSLVSSMKNPVYLVLAILLWAGMYWVSKKFCKKHNLE comes from the coding sequence ATGAACGTTTGGCTGCGTCAGCTTGGAACGCTGGAATTCTGGAAAGCATTACTGGACAGCTTTGGCGGCCTTGGCCCCATTGCCCCCATCGTGCTGGCCATGGTGGAGTCTTTTTTCCCGCCGCTGCCGCTGATCGCCATTGTGGCGCTGAATGTGGCGGCCCACGGCGGCCTGCTGGGCTTTCTGTACAGCTGGGCCGGTGTGGCACTGGGCGGCTGCATCATGTTCCTGCTCTGGCGGCGGGTAGTCAAGCGCTTCTTCTGGAAGTTCGCCTCCCGCTCCCCCAAGCTGGAAAAAGCTCAGCAATGGGTGAACCGCTTTGACACCTCGTCGCTGTTCATGCTCACGCTTCTGCCCTTCACGCCAAGCTCCTTTATGCATCTGGCCTTTGGCATCTCGGACTTTGACGAAAAGCGGTACCTCATCACCATGCTGCTGGGCAAAGGCGTCATGGTGGCCCTGATCGCGCTGTTCGGGCAGTCGCTTGTCAGTTCCATGAAGAACCCGGTCTATCTGGTGCTGGCCATTCTTTTATGGGCAGGCATGTACTGGGTGAGCAAAAAGTTCTGCAAGAAGCACAATCTGGAATAA
- a CDS encoding MarR family winged helix-turn-helix transcriptional regulator codes for MCDEIKIDCCKRTDPPWESPQVIPAQIRRVDNLIFRKINQFARENGVEQATPMHGWIIEYLYRHRDAAVFQRDIEREFSITRSTVTNILQLMERKGYIERRSVPQDARLKQLVLTEEGIRFHENTIRSFHQTDDYVAGLLTEEENTELLRLLNKLRDALK; via the coding sequence ATGTGTGACGAAATCAAAATCGATTGCTGCAAACGCACGGACCCGCCCTGGGAAAGCCCGCAGGTCATCCCGGCACAGATCCGCCGGGTGGATAACCTGATCTTCCGCAAGATCAACCAGTTTGCCCGCGAAAACGGCGTGGAGCAGGCCACCCCCATGCACGGGTGGATCATTGAGTATCTTTACCGCCACCGGGACGCAGCCGTGTTCCAGCGGGACATCGAGCGGGAGTTCTCCATCACCCGCTCCACCGTGACCAACATCCTGCAATTGATGGAGCGCAAGGGGTATATCGAGCGGCGCAGTGTCCCGCAGGACGCCCGGCTCAAGCAGCTGGTGCTCACCGAAGAGGGCATCCGCTTCCACGAGAACACGATTCGTTCCTTCCATCAGACCGACGATTATGTGGCAGGGTTGCTGACGGAGGAAGAGAACACCGAGCTGCTGCGGCTGCTGAACAAGCTGCGGGATGCACTGAAATGA
- a CDS encoding ABC transporter ATP-binding protein: protein MIKKLVSHLGEYKRAAVLTPLFAALEAVMDVLLPTIMAFIIDQGIEKGDMNAILKYGLLTFLVAVVALALGVLAGKYAAEASTGFAGNLRDAMYENIQHYSFSNIDKFSTAGLVTRMTTDVTNVQNAFQMIERMCVRAPVHLVFALFMAVMIGGPLSLIFVVAVVFLVAVLAGIMVPTFHIFDRVFKNYDALNASVQENVSAIRVVKSFVREGFENEKYTKACQSLYDQFVNAESRLSFNNPAMLVAVYGCNLALSWLGAKYVLHGAITTGQLNALFGYIMNILMALMMLSMAFVMISMSAASAKRIVEVLDETTDLPPAKQPVQQVADGSIQFDHVTFKYKHGSGQPVLNDISFTIRPGETLGIIGGTGSAKSSLVQLIPRLYDAESGTVRVGGVDVRDYNLDVLRREVSMVLQKNVLFSGTILDNLRWGDENASEEECIRVAKLACADEFIERFPDKYNTWIEQGGSNVSGGQKQRLTIARALLRKSKVLILDDSTSAVDTATDAKIRKAFREEIPGTTKIIIAQRISSVQDADRILVLDNGRIDGLGTHEELLKTNAIYQEVYSSQTQGSGDFDKQGGEQ from the coding sequence ATGATCAAAAAGTTAGTGTCGCATCTGGGCGAGTATAAACGCGCCGCAGTCCTGACACCGCTCTTTGCCGCTCTGGAAGCCGTGATGGATGTGCTTTTGCCCACCATCATGGCCTTCATCATCGATCAGGGCATTGAAAAGGGCGATATGAACGCCATCCTCAAGTACGGCCTGCTCACCTTTCTGGTGGCTGTGGTCGCGCTGGCGCTGGGCGTTCTGGCCGGCAAATACGCCGCCGAGGCATCCACCGGCTTTGCCGGCAACCTGCGCGATGCCATGTATGAGAACATCCAGCATTATTCGTTCTCCAACATTGATAAGTTCTCCACCGCAGGCCTTGTCACCCGCATGACCACCGATGTGACCAACGTGCAGAACGCCTTCCAGATGATCGAGCGCATGTGCGTGCGCGCCCCGGTGCATCTGGTGTTCGCCCTGTTCATGGCCGTGATGATCGGCGGCCCGCTGTCGCTGATCTTCGTGGTGGCGGTGGTCTTTCTGGTGGCAGTGCTGGCAGGCATCATGGTGCCCACCTTCCACATCTTTGACCGGGTGTTCAAAAACTACGACGCCCTGAATGCGTCCGTGCAGGAGAACGTCTCCGCCATCCGCGTGGTGAAGAGCTTCGTGCGCGAGGGCTTTGAGAACGAAAAGTACACCAAGGCCTGCCAGAGCCTGTATGACCAGTTCGTCAACGCCGAAAGCCGCCTGAGCTTCAACAACCCCGCCATGCTGGTCGCTGTCTACGGCTGCAACCTTGCACTGAGCTGGCTGGGCGCAAAATATGTGCTGCACGGTGCCATTACCACCGGCCAGCTGAACGCTCTGTTCGGCTACATCATGAACATCCTCATGGCCCTGATGATGCTCAGCATGGCCTTTGTCATGATCTCCATGTCTGCCGCTTCCGCCAAACGTATCGTGGAAGTGCTGGACGAGACCACCGACCTGCCCCCCGCAAAGCAGCCGGTGCAGCAGGTGGCCGATGGCAGCATCCAGTTCGACCATGTCACCTTCAAGTATAAGCACGGCAGCGGTCAGCCGGTGCTGAACGACATCAGCTTTACCATCCGGCCCGGCGAGACGCTGGGCATCATCGGCGGCACCGGCAGCGCAAAATCCAGTCTGGTGCAGCTGATCCCCCGCCTGTACGATGCCGAGAGCGGCACCGTGCGCGTGGGCGGCGTGGATGTGCGGGACTACAATCTCGATGTGCTGCGCCGCGAGGTATCCATGGTGCTGCAGAAGAACGTGCTGTTCAGCGGCACCATTCTGGACAACCTGCGCTGGGGCGACGAGAACGCCAGCGAGGAAGAGTGCATCCGTGTGGCAAAGCTGGCCTGCGCGGATGAGTTCATCGAGCGCTTCCCGGACAAATACAATACATGGATCGAGCAGGGCGGCTCCAACGTGTCCGGCGGCCAGAAGCAGCGCCTGACCATCGCCCGCGCCCTGCTGCGCAAGTCCAAGGTGCTGATTTTGGACGACTCCACCAGCGCCGTGGATACCGCTACCGATGCCAAGATCCGCAAGGCGTTCCGCGAAGAAATTCCCGGCACCACCAAGATCATCATTGCACAGCGTATTTCCTCGGTGCAGGACGCTGACCGCATCCTTGTGCTGGACAACGGCCGCATCGATGGTCTGGGCACCCATGAGGAGCTTTTGAAGACCAACGCCATCTATCAGGAAGTCTACAGCAGTCAGACACAGGGCAGCGGCGACTTTGACAAACAGGGAGGTGAACAGTAA